In the genome of Mogibacterium neglectum, the window CGAATTTGAATTTCCCTGTGGTAGCTCTACCTGCAGGGTACTCTCCACCAAAACATGCATCGCAGTATCCCACATTGGGTGCTGTTCCAATCATCTCGTGAAGTCTCTCCATCTTGAGGAATCCGATTGAATCGCATCCGATGAGCGTGCAAATCTCATCCACAGTATGATTCGCAGCGATTAGCTGTGACTTATCCGATACGTCGGTGCCGTAGTAACACTCGTCAACGAATGGAGGCGCAGTCAACATGAGATGTACTTCCTTTGCCCCTGCATGTCTGAGCTTCTCAACGATATTTCTTGAAGTCGTTCCTCTAACGATGGAGTCATCAATCATGACAACTCTCTTACCTCTTACAGTCTCTTCGATCACGTTAAGCTTGATGTTTACAAGCTTCTCACGTTGGGTCTGTCCAGGTGCGATAAAAGTTCGGCCGATGTACTTATTCTTTACAAATCCCATGCCGTAAGGAATTCCCGACTCGCGCGCATATCCGACTGCCGCATCTAGTCCCGAGTCAGGTACTCCGATTACTATATCCGCATCTACTGGATAGTCAATCGCCAGAGCTCTACCTGCCTCAACTCTAGCGCGATGAACGCTGATGCCGTCAATCTTGGAGTCAGGCCTTGCGAAGTAGATGTATTCGAATATGCATATCGACTTAGAATTCTTGTTACAGTGATCCTTGATGCTACGAATTCCTTCGTGGTTGAAAACAACTATTTCGCCGGGCTCTATATCTCTGACAAATTTTGCTCCCACTGCATCAAGTGCACATGATTCAGATGCCACAACGTATCTGCCATCTTCCGTGAGGCCGTAACATAGAGGTCTAAAGCCTCTGTCATCACGAACTGCGATGAGCTTATTTGGCGACATCACACATAGTGAATATGCACCTTTTAGCCTATGCATCGCTGCATTAATCGCATTTTCTATGCAGTCTGTATGGAGTCTCTCCTTGGTAATCAGATATGCGATTACCTCTGTGTCACTTGTAGTCTGAAATATAGAGCCTTCAAGCTCAAGTTCCCTTCTTAGGTCACCGGAATTCACGATATTGCCGTTGTGTGCGACAGCCATGCTACCTTTGATATGATTTACAACTATAGGCTGAGCATTTGCACGTTCGTTCTTGCCCGTAGTTCCGTAGCGCACATGTCCGATAGCTAAGCTTCCTATGCCCAGTTCATCGAGAGTACTGTTGTTAAATACATCGTTCACCAGCCCTAAATCCTTGTGGCTTGCAAATACACCATCATCGTTAACCACGATTCCGCAGCTCTCCTGACCACGGTGCTGTAGCGAATAAAGGCCATAATAGACAGTTCTGCCTATCTCGTACATCTCCCTTGGGGAGAAAACACCCACTACTCCACATTCTTCTCTTAACTCACTCATACTATTCCTAACCTTATATAATCAATCTGTTAAATACTTTTATTTACCTGCTGAAGCCGCTATTCGAATCGCTTTTAATCAATACTTGAAACTATTTTATCTCTGCAAGCTTTAGTTGAATTTTGCACACACTGCAGCATCTTTCTCGATTACTGCATCGTGCGCCTTCTTACGCTCTTCTCTGAGTTTGATTCTAAGCTGTTCATCGGAAACCGCGAGAATTTCAGCTGCGAATATAGCCGCATTCTTCGCACCATCGATTGCAATTGATGCAACAGGGATTCCAGGTGGCATCTGAACAGTGGATAAGAGTGCGTCCATTCCATCCAGTGCGGAAGCCTTAATCGGAATTCCAACCACTGGCAGGATTGTGTTTGCCGCAAGAACTCCACCGAGATGTGCTGCTTTGCCTGCTGCAGAAATAATAACCCCAAAGCCATTCTCTTCAGCAGTCTTTGCAAAATCAATCGCTTCATCTGGTGTTCTGTGTGCAGAGTAAACGTGTACTTCTGTAAGTATCCCATATTTCTTTAGCTCGTTGATGCATTTCTCAACTACTGGCAGATCGCTGTCACTGCCCATGATTACTGCTACTTTTTTCATAAATCTCTTACCTTCATCTTTAATTATTAATGCGAGTGCGTATTCATCCGCCTTTTATCAACGTGTTTTTACTGCTCTGGCAGCCAATGATTTCAGCTTCTTGAGCACGGATACAATTTCTATTTATATCGTAATTTAAATTTATCACATGCATCATCAATGTCAACAATATGGGTTTGCTAAACCCGTATTTTATAGCGATGTTTATCGCCTTTTATGCGGAATTTTGATATTTACCCGAAGTATAATCAGGCTTTCGAGCTTAAGTGTTCGTATTTTATGCATTTGAGGAGTTTTCCATCATAAAAAGGGATTGGCGCAACCAATCCCTAATTGATATTAAATACATTTTCCTCTATATCATTAAAATCGATACTCCAGCAAAAGCCTATAAAACTTACCTCTGTCCAACACGCGGAATCAGAACCCTCGCTTTAAACAGGTCTCCATCGATTCCCAATCTGACATCTCCATCCATCATGTGCATTAAGTCTCTTGCGATAGCAAGTCCAAGTCCACTACCCTCAGTATTTCTGGACTTATCACCTCGTTTAAATCTCTCCATAAGCTCATCTGGATCCATATCGAGAGCATCTCTAGATACATTGCTGATCTCGAGTGCAGCGAATTTGCCCATCTCGCGAACCTTCACATATGCCCTAGTCCCAGGCATGCTGTACTTGCTGACATTGGTTAGAAGATTCT includes:
- the purE gene encoding 5-(carboxyamino)imidazole ribonucleotide mutase; this encodes MKKVAVIMGSDSDLPVVEKCINELKKYGILTEVHVYSAHRTPDEAIDFAKTAEENGFGVIISAAGKAAHLGGVLAANTILPVVGIPIKASALDGMDALLSTVQMPPGIPVASIAIDGAKNAAIFAAEILAVSDEQLRIKLREERKKAHDAVIEKDAAVCAKFN
- the purF gene encoding amidophosphoribosyltransferase, with the protein product MSELREECGVVGVFSPREMYEIGRTVYYGLYSLQHRGQESCGIVVNDDGVFASHKDLGLVNDVFNNSTLDELGIGSLAIGHVRYGTTGKNERANAQPIVVNHIKGSMAVAHNGNIVNSGDLRRELELEGSIFQTTSDTEVIAYLITKERLHTDCIENAINAAMHRLKGAYSLCVMSPNKLIAVRDDRGFRPLCYGLTEDGRYVVASESCALDAVGAKFVRDIEPGEIVVFNHEGIRSIKDHCNKNSKSICIFEYIYFARPDSKIDGISVHRARVEAGRALAIDYPVDADIVIGVPDSGLDAAVGYARESGIPYGMGFVKNKYIGRTFIAPGQTQREKLVNIKLNVIEETVRGKRVVMIDDSIVRGTTSRNIVEKLRHAGAKEVHLMLTAPPFVDECYYGTDVSDKSQLIAANHTVDEICTLIGCDSIGFLKMERLHEMIGTAPNVGYCDACFGGEYPAGRATTGKFKFETKLSESKKKEN